The following coding sequences are from one Shewanella eurypsychrophilus window:
- a CDS encoding methyl-accepting chemotaxis protein, with protein MKISTLSLSASATLLLLAAVLATLVVWSNEKRHDIEVKSNNLQQLQQTFLVEIRRELDAYLNTGDANQLEIAKTLLEQIESSLAINNDSDVESLRRLLSHFIQSLDTDYRAAGKLAGNPRQLLAHAEAEMLDNNRRLADYADVGRSNSLSLSEQYLRLTRQLPPLVYQLSQLTQGYLIGKDQRLQSILQSTIDELEIWHNRLDSLPLIGIYESQEIDEFALGGAEEEVLEIGETYRSELLSLSNRYKREVTNTYNLLQDNQLIQQQLKQSISEVEQAMLELSATQARQNQQLKKELQLALYTVVSVLALFAVIYLLLQQRRVVSPLKQLNHAFQKLSESNSRERLEINRRCETGQIAGHFNLLLQRFEEEDESQREQMSLVSQSLSNLVERISQITHSTDETQHVVSQAQSQTDEIRSLAHEVSTTSSLVEQSAEQTMLQMQISQSEAELMLQATEETQQAVIQSHLSLSSLTTSVEDVSKIIDVIGNIAEQTNLLALNAAIEAARAGEQGRGFAVVADEVRSLSQRTQASLKEIMDILNQLNQANGELAINMTGIEQATQRQKARAQGLSDVALSVQAQASDMAVTAKQGSINAQQQVNYLDEFVHAMLMLKNQAQSASQQSEVIGNEVQQSVQDIEANLGIANKETHLSHAA; from the coding sequence ATGAAAATATCCACACTGTCACTATCAGCTTCTGCCACCTTATTACTACTCGCTGCGGTTTTGGCTACGCTAGTTGTCTGGAGTAACGAAAAGCGTCATGACATTGAAGTAAAATCGAATAATCTACAGCAGTTACAGCAAACATTTCTGGTTGAGATAAGACGGGAACTCGATGCTTACCTCAATACTGGCGATGCTAATCAGTTAGAAATTGCCAAAACCTTACTCGAACAGATCGAGTCATCTCTTGCTATCAATAATGACAGTGACGTTGAATCCCTCCGACGACTTCTCAGCCACTTTATTCAAAGCTTAGATACCGACTATCGAGCCGCCGGTAAACTTGCTGGTAACCCCAGACAGCTTCTTGCTCATGCAGAGGCTGAGATGCTAGATAACAACCGCCGCCTAGCCGATTATGCCGATGTCGGTCGCAGCAACAGTTTATCTTTATCTGAGCAATATCTCAGGCTAACACGTCAATTACCCCCTCTGGTTTATCAGCTATCACAACTCACGCAGGGCTATCTAATAGGCAAAGATCAACGATTACAATCTATTCTGCAAAGTACTATCGATGAACTCGAAATATGGCATAACAGGCTAGACTCTCTACCTTTGATTGGTATATATGAAAGTCAGGAAATCGATGAATTTGCCTTAGGTGGTGCCGAGGAAGAGGTGCTAGAAATAGGTGAGACTTACCGCTCTGAACTTCTTAGCCTGAGTAATCGCTATAAGCGTGAAGTCACAAACACCTATAACTTGCTTCAAGATAATCAGCTTATTCAACAACAGCTCAAGCAATCTATCAGTGAGGTTGAGCAAGCAATGCTCGAGTTAAGTGCGACACAAGCCAGACAAAATCAACAGCTAAAGAAAGAGTTACAGCTGGCTTTATATACTGTGGTCTCGGTGCTCGCGCTTTTCGCTGTAATCTATCTATTATTACAACAGCGTAGGGTCGTATCACCACTCAAACAACTAAACCATGCATTTCAAAAGCTCAGCGAATCAAATAGTCGTGAACGACTCGAAATCAATAGACGATGTGAAACAGGCCAGATAGCTGGGCACTTCAACCTTTTGCTGCAAAGGTTCGAAGAGGAAGATGAATCCCAACGAGAACAGATGAGCCTGGTCTCTCAATCACTGTCAAACTTAGTCGAACGCATCTCACAGATCACTCACAGTACAGATGAAACACAACATGTAGTCAGTCAGGCTCAATCACAAACTGATGAGATAAGAAGCCTAGCTCATGAAGTCAGCACAACCTCCTCTTTGGTGGAACAAAGTGCTGAGCAGACCATGCTGCAGATGCAAATAAGCCAAAGTGAGGCAGAGTTAATGCTACAGGCTACCGAAGAAACTCAGCAAGCTGTGATTCAATCCCACTTATCTCTGTCTAGCCTGACTACATCAGTCGAAGATGTTTCTAAGATCATCGATGTTATCGGCAATATTGCCGAGCAAACAAACTTGCTCGCACTCAACGCGGCCATAGAAGCTGCAAGAGCCGGCGAGCAAGGCCGCGGCTTTGCCGTTGTAGCCGATGAAGTCAGAAGCCTGTCTCAGAGAACCCAAGCCTCTTTGAAAGAGATTATGGATATACTGAATCAGCTCAACCAAGCCAATGGTGAACTCGCGATCAACATGACGGGTATCGAGCAAGCTACACAGAGACAAAAAGCCCGAGCCCAAGGATTATCAGATGTAGCTCTATCGGTACAAGCTCAAGCTAGTGACATGGCCGTCACGGCAAAACAAGGCTCCATCAATGCCCAACAGCAAGTCAATTATCTGGATGAATTTGTACATGCCATGTTGATGCTAAAAAATCAGGCTCAGTCGGCTTCACAGCAAAGCGAAGTCATTGGCAATGAGGTACAACAGAGTGTGCAAGATATTGAAGCGAATCTAGGTATAGCGAACAAAGAAACTCACCTATCTCACGCTGCATAG
- the envZ gene encoding two-component system sensor histidine kinase EnvZ: MKWLQKLLPRSAFSQTVMLIGSLLLINQLVSYLSVAAYFIQPTYQQINQLIARQVKLLFVDGVDVGREHLTMVDALNAKVRDDGMQVYNQKQAREAGIEQATYYALLSSQMSEHLGGKAEVRIAQSEFFEIWIRPPQAPSIWIKVPLTGFNEYDLSPLTLYLMVIGALSVAGGWWFARQQNRPLRRLQKAAISVSMGDYPEPLPLTGSTELVEVTNAFNRMSHGMKQLEQDRALLMAGISHDLRTPLTRIRLASEMMVAEDQYLKDGIVHDIEDMDAIINQFIAYIRQDQESIREQEQINYLIEDVAQAESNREGEIEVVLNECPEIPIQSIAIKRILSNLVENAFRYGNGWVRISSHFDGRRVGFSVEDDGPGIPESEIPNLFQPFTQGDSARGSVGSGLGLAIIKRIVDRHRGEVVLTNRVAGGLHAQVWLPMA; the protein is encoded by the coding sequence ATGAAGTGGCTGCAAAAGCTTTTACCCCGCAGTGCATTTAGCCAAACAGTCATGCTGATCGGCAGCTTACTGCTGATCAACCAATTGGTTTCTTACCTTTCCGTGGCGGCTTATTTTATCCAGCCGACGTACCAACAGATTAACCAGCTGATAGCTCGGCAGGTTAAGTTGTTATTTGTCGATGGGGTCGATGTTGGTCGTGAACACCTGACGATGGTGGATGCGCTTAATGCCAAGGTTCGTGACGATGGTATGCAAGTTTATAACCAAAAACAGGCACGCGAAGCTGGTATTGAACAAGCCACGTATTATGCGCTGTTATCCTCTCAGATGTCGGAGCATTTAGGCGGTAAAGCAGAAGTAAGAATAGCTCAATCGGAGTTTTTCGAGATCTGGATAAGACCCCCCCAAGCCCCTTCAATATGGATTAAAGTTCCACTCACCGGCTTTAACGAATACGACCTGTCGCCTCTAACACTCTATTTGATGGTTATTGGTGCATTGAGTGTTGCTGGAGGTTGGTGGTTTGCCCGACAACAGAATCGACCGCTCAGGCGATTACAGAAGGCGGCTATTTCCGTTTCAATGGGCGACTACCCTGAGCCTCTGCCGTTAACAGGTTCAACCGAGCTCGTCGAAGTAACCAATGCTTTCAATCGAATGTCACACGGTATGAAGCAGCTTGAGCAAGATAGAGCGCTGCTGATGGCGGGTATTTCCCATGATTTACGTACCCCACTTACCCGTATTCGGCTCGCATCAGAGATGATGGTGGCCGAAGATCAGTACCTTAAAGATGGTATTGTTCATGATATTGAAGATATGGACGCGATTATCAACCAATTCATCGCCTATATCAGACAAGATCAGGAAAGCATCCGCGAGCAAGAGCAGATCAATTACCTTATCGAAGATGTCGCTCAAGCAGAGTCAAACCGAGAGGGTGAAATTGAGGTCGTGCTTAACGAGTGCCCCGAGATCCCGATTCAAAGCATCGCCATTAAGCGTATCTTGAGTAACTTAGTCGAAAATGCTTTCCGCTATGGAAACGGTTGGGTCAGGATCAGTTCACATTTTGATGGCCGCAGAGTCGGCTTTAGCGTCGAAGATGACGGTCCAGGTATTCCGGAGTCAGAAATCCCCAATTTATTCCAACCATTTACTCAGGGAGATTCGGCTCGAGGTAGTGTCGGCTCAGGCTTAGGTTTAGCGATTATCAAGCGTATTGTCGATCGCCACCGAGGGGAAGTCGTACTCACGAATCGCGTCGCCGGTGGTTTGCATGCCCAAGTCTGGTTACCTATGGCTTGA
- the ompR gene encoding two-component system response regulator OmpR yields the protein MGQETSKILVVDDDMRLRALLERYLMEQGYQVRSAANADQMDRLLERENFHLLVLDLMLPGEDGLSICRRLRQTGSTIPIVMLTAKGDEVDRIIGLELGADDYLPKPFNPRELLARIKAVMRRQSQDVPGAPTQQEEEISFGEFALNLATREMYHGEEAISLTSGEFAVLKVLVSHPREPLSRDKLMNLARGRDYSALERSIDVQVSRLRRLIEKDPANPRYIQTVWGLGYVFVPDGTSRR from the coding sequence ATGGGACAGGAAACCTCAAAGATTCTCGTCGTCGATGATGATATGAGGCTAAGAGCCTTACTCGAGCGTTATCTTATGGAGCAAGGTTATCAGGTTCGAAGTGCTGCCAATGCAGATCAGATGGATAGACTACTAGAACGTGAAAATTTTCATTTGCTGGTTTTAGATTTAATGCTTCCTGGTGAAGATGGTCTCTCTATCTGTCGTAGATTGCGTCAAACAGGAAGCACGATTCCAATCGTGATGCTTACCGCTAAAGGTGATGAAGTTGATCGCATTATCGGGCTTGAGCTCGGCGCCGATGATTATTTACCTAAACCGTTTAATCCACGTGAGCTACTTGCACGTATAAAAGCCGTAATGCGCAGACAGAGTCAAGATGTGCCAGGTGCACCGACTCAGCAGGAGGAGGAGATATCCTTCGGAGAGTTTGCTCTCAACCTAGCGACTCGCGAAATGTATCATGGCGAAGAAGCTATCTCGTTGACGAGTGGTGAGTTTGCTGTCCTTAAGGTGCTTGTGAGTCATCCTCGCGAACCTCTGTCTCGAGATAAATTAATGAATTTAGCTCGTGGTCGTGACTACTCAGCGCTAGAGCGCTCTATTGACGTACAAGTCTCTCGCTTAAGACGCTTAATTGAAAAAGATCCAGCAAACCCAAGATATATTCAAACGGTTTGGGGCCTAGGATATGTTTTTGTGCCTGATGGCACTTCGCGTCGATAA
- the greB gene encoding transcription elongation factor GreB — MKTNLITREGFDKLNKELNYLWREYRPEITKKVAWAASLGDRSDNADYKENKRLLRQIDSRVRFLRKRIEAVKVVEYSPQQDGKVFFGAWVEIENDDGEKKKFKIVGPDEIYGRNDYVSIDAPMARALLKKEVDDEAVVKTPTGEQTWYVNNISYQNPSLDND, encoded by the coding sequence TTGAAAACCAACCTAATCACCCGTGAAGGGTTTGATAAACTCAATAAAGAACTCAACTACCTTTGGCGTGAGTACAGACCAGAGATCACCAAAAAGGTAGCGTGGGCTGCCAGCCTTGGCGACCGTTCAGACAACGCTGACTACAAAGAGAATAAGCGACTCCTCAGGCAAATAGACTCTCGAGTGAGGTTTCTAAGAAAGCGTATTGAAGCTGTTAAAGTTGTTGAGTATTCACCACAACAAGACGGCAAAGTCTTTTTTGGTGCCTGGGTCGAAATTGAAAATGACGATGGTGAAAAGAAGAAATTTAAAATTGTTGGCCCAGATGAAATCTATGGCAGAAACGATTACGTCTCTATCGATGCCCCAATGGCCCGCGCCCTACTGAAAAAAGAGGTCGATGACGAGGCCGTCGTTAAGACTCCTACAGGTGAGCAAACTTGGTATGTGAATAACATTTCCTACCAAAACCCTAGCCTTGATAATGACTAG
- a CDS encoding thiamine pyrophosphate-binding protein produces the protein MATSIEDNFGDEYYQHLPQFGASLGELLCFFGVKRTYGVGGDFVANLINALEPHVEVLPSSNEMHAGFSACAQAELNPLGVCMTTYTVGSLPCVSAAALARTEGLPVVFISGAPGENEVNSHALHHSVHPSTAWNTDLDAALNAFRALGIRAERLQGQRHSGQPNIAAEQCLDLLTYAYLNRQPVFIEIPRDLINQPTQSLRLPSQLAQLTGDQQLSLSGAELIARNIEKKLTAASSPLVFLGEKLRLNQALLTKIIAFCRQQGLPYATSWFGKGMLDESDSLCLGSYNGAFSEIEGKAYIESVADYVLELGTAISPSDTNNAFSSQTHAVDSHKNKTMLKGTSRWEQDISVVMDLLQSAHLTPRKLPAQFGDGVIASNIDSLMLGYHNLAATINLAQGELSKPYIFVPEVGSALFASFELQTLNGDLGRSYLANPWYAAMGTCLPYARAIADQLIEMGSKQPILVLTGDGGFNFQANELINLQKQAANVTIIYMRNNIFHLGKAGDAPVYACNHLAFDPKLLIQAYGGQGHLCETTGQLIDCLVQSAAVGGLHLIEVPTSTEPEYQSEITKKLNTYIGFRNGNEEATSAWKTLCGE, from the coding sequence GTGGCGACATCAATTGAAGACAATTTTGGCGACGAATATTATCAACACTTACCTCAGTTTGGCGCTAGCTTGGGAGAGCTTCTCTGTTTTTTTGGAGTAAAACGCACCTATGGTGTTGGTGGTGACTTTGTCGCTAACTTGATAAATGCCTTAGAACCTCATGTTGAAGTGCTACCTTCGAGCAATGAGATGCATGCAGGATTTAGTGCTTGTGCTCAGGCTGAGCTAAATCCTTTAGGCGTATGCATGACGACGTATACGGTCGGTAGTTTACCTTGTGTGAGTGCTGCAGCGCTGGCGCGAACTGAAGGCTTGCCTGTGGTGTTTATCTCTGGCGCTCCAGGTGAGAACGAAGTGAATAGTCATGCTTTACATCATAGCGTCCATCCAAGTACGGCCTGGAATACCGATCTCGATGCGGCATTAAATGCCTTTCGAGCATTGGGGATCCGCGCCGAGCGCCTTCAAGGGCAAAGGCATTCTGGTCAGCCAAATATTGCCGCCGAGCAATGTTTAGATCTACTCACCTATGCATATTTGAACCGTCAGCCAGTATTTATCGAGATCCCTCGAGACTTAATCAATCAACCGACCCAGTCTTTACGCCTACCCAGCCAGTTAGCTCAGTTAACTGGCGATCAGCAGTTAAGCCTTAGCGGGGCTGAGCTGATCGCTAGAAATATTGAAAAGAAGCTTACTGCAGCGAGTTCACCTTTGGTGTTTTTGGGTGAAAAGCTCAGGCTCAACCAAGCCTTACTAACAAAAATCATCGCATTCTGTCGGCAGCAAGGTTTGCCCTATGCAACGAGTTGGTTTGGTAAAGGTATGTTGGATGAGAGTGATAGCCTTTGCTTAGGAAGTTATAACGGCGCTTTCAGCGAGATAGAGGGTAAGGCGTATATAGAGTCTGTGGCTGATTATGTGCTGGAGCTTGGCACTGCCATATCACCGAGTGATACCAATAATGCGTTTAGTAGCCAAACGCATGCAGTCGATAGTCATAAGAATAAGACGATGCTGAAGGGAACATCGAGATGGGAGCAGGATATTTCTGTGGTGATGGACTTGCTTCAGTCTGCTCATTTAACGCCTAGGAAATTACCCGCTCAGTTCGGTGATGGTGTTATCGCATCAAATATCGATTCCTTGATGCTGGGTTATCACAATCTGGCTGCAACGATTAACTTGGCTCAAGGAGAGTTATCTAAGCCTTATATTTTTGTCCCTGAGGTTGGGAGTGCTCTGTTTGCCAGTTTTGAGCTACAAACGTTAAATGGCGACCTAGGTCGAAGCTATTTGGCCAATCCTTGGTACGCCGCGATGGGAACGTGTTTACCCTATGCTAGGGCGATTGCCGATCAACTGATTGAGATGGGCAGTAAACAGCCCATTTTGGTGTTGACCGGAGACGGTGGCTTTAATTTTCAGGCTAATGAATTAATCAATCTGCAAAAGCAGGCGGCCAATGTCACGATTATCTACATGCGTAATAATATTTTTCATCTAGGTAAGGCGGGTGATGCCCCTGTTTACGCCTGTAACCATCTAGCGTTCGACCCTAAGCTGTTAATACAAGCTTATGGTGGTCAAGGTCATTTGTGTGAGACAACAGGCCAGCTGATAGATTGTCTTGTTCAAAGTGCTGCGGTAGGTGGCTTGCACCTGATTGAGGTGCCGACATCAACGGAACCTGAATATCAGAGTGAAATAACGAAGAAGCTCAATACCTATATTGGCTTTAGAAATGGCAACGAGGAGGCAACGTCTGCCTGGAAGACTCTTTGTGGTGAGTGA
- a CDS encoding Tex family protein, whose amino-acid sequence MQMTQNIAQIIAQELNVREQQVRSTISLLDDGATVPFVARYRKEATGGLDDTQLRTLNSRLSYLRDLNDRRDVIVSSIEAQGKLTAELKFALFDADSKTRLEDLYLPYKPKRRTKGHIAIEAGLEPLADCLLANRSADIEAEVAKYIKADAGFTDHKLVLDGARFILMERFAEDAALLQKVRQHLTQSSVLESRVAKGKEKEGAKFRDYFEHTEKLTKIPSHRALAMLRGRNEGMLTLSMNADPDNESKQGSYCEVIIAEHFKLNLGSGDVDAWLKTVVTATWRIKVALQMENEFVAKMRELAESEAINVFARNLGDLLMAAPAGAKATLGLDPGLRSGVKVAIVDNTGKLVAHSTIFPHAPQNQWDKSVRTLANLAKMHKVELVAVGNGTASRETDKLAGDLIASVKAELPKLTKIMVSEAGASVYSASELAANEFPNLDVSIRGAVSIARRLQDPLAELVKIEPKSIGVGQYQHDVSQSQLSLSLEGVVEDCVNGVGVDLNMASAPLLAQVAGLNKTLARNIVTYRDENGQFTQRKQLLKVARLGPKAYEQAAGFLRIFNGDNPLDASSVHPEAYSLVESIAKAKGQGVEALVGNSDLLATLCAEEFTTEKFGLPTVTDILTELDKPGRDPRGEFKTATFKEGVEQVKDLKPDMILEGVVTNVTNFGAFVDVGVHQDGLVHISSLTDKFISDPHTVVKAGDVVKVKVMEVDVERKRIGLSMRLDDKAGDKPAPRANQKTTNTGKPNQQRKSQQKSQPKQQANAAMGNAFADAFAKLKK is encoded by the coding sequence ATGCAGATGACGCAAAATATTGCCCAGATCATTGCTCAGGAACTCAATGTTCGCGAGCAACAAGTCCGTTCGACAATTTCTCTACTCGATGATGGTGCTACTGTGCCTTTCGTCGCTCGTTATCGTAAAGAAGCAACTGGAGGACTCGATGATACTCAGTTGCGGACATTAAATAGCAGATTGAGTTATCTGCGAGATTTGAATGATAGGCGTGATGTGATCGTCTCTAGTATTGAAGCCCAAGGTAAGTTAACAGCTGAGCTGAAATTTGCCTTATTCGATGCTGATAGCAAGACACGGCTTGAAGATCTCTATTTGCCTTATAAGCCTAAACGCCGCACTAAAGGGCATATCGCTATCGAAGCGGGACTGGAACCTTTAGCTGATTGCTTACTCGCTAACAGAAGTGCCGATATAGAGGCTGAAGTGGCCAAGTACATCAAGGCTGATGCTGGATTTACTGATCATAAGCTGGTGTTAGACGGTGCACGCTTTATCTTGATGGAACGCTTCGCTGAAGATGCCGCTTTATTGCAGAAAGTGAGACAACATCTTACTCAAAGTTCAGTATTAGAGAGCCGTGTCGCCAAGGGTAAAGAGAAAGAAGGCGCGAAGTTCCGAGACTATTTCGAACATACTGAAAAGCTAACCAAGATCCCTTCTCACCGCGCCCTTGCTATGTTGCGTGGCCGTAATGAAGGCATGCTAACGCTGAGTATGAATGCAGATCCAGATAATGAATCTAAGCAAGGCAGTTACTGTGAAGTGATAATTGCCGAGCATTTTAAATTAAATCTTGGCAGCGGTGATGTCGATGCCTGGTTGAAGACGGTAGTGACCGCGACCTGGCGTATTAAAGTTGCCTTGCAGATGGAGAATGAGTTTGTTGCCAAGATGCGTGAACTTGCTGAGTCTGAAGCGATAAATGTGTTTGCCCGTAACCTAGGCGATTTATTGATGGCTGCTCCAGCAGGTGCTAAGGCAACCTTAGGCTTAGACCCTGGACTCAGATCTGGCGTCAAGGTCGCTATTGTTGATAATACTGGCAAGCTGGTGGCTCATTCGACTATTTTCCCCCACGCACCACAAAATCAGTGGGATAAATCTGTCCGCACGTTAGCTAACTTAGCCAAGATGCACAAAGTAGAACTCGTCGCTGTGGGTAATGGAACCGCATCGAGAGAGACAGATAAGCTTGCCGGTGACTTGATTGCCAGCGTTAAGGCTGAATTGCCAAAACTGACTAAGATCATGGTGAGTGAGGCGGGAGCATCTGTTTATTCTGCCTCTGAACTCGCTGCTAATGAATTCCCTAATCTTGATGTTTCTATTCGCGGGGCGGTCTCTATCGCGCGTCGTCTGCAAGATCCACTGGCAGAATTAGTCAAGATTGAGCCTAAGTCTATCGGTGTTGGTCAATATCAACATGATGTGAGTCAGAGTCAGCTATCGCTATCATTAGAAGGTGTCGTAGAAGACTGTGTGAATGGTGTGGGAGTCGATCTGAATATGGCATCGGCGCCATTGCTGGCACAAGTTGCAGGCCTAAATAAAACACTAGCACGTAATATTGTCACTTACCGAGACGAGAACGGCCAGTTTACTCAGCGTAAGCAGCTACTAAAGGTTGCGCGCCTTGGCCCTAAGGCCTATGAGCAAGCAGCGGGTTTCCTGCGTATATTTAATGGCGATAATCCACTGGACGCTTCGTCTGTTCATCCTGAAGCCTATTCTTTGGTTGAGTCTATTGCCAAAGCAAAAGGCCAAGGTGTGGAAGCACTAGTGGGTAATAGTGATTTGCTAGCCACTCTTTGTGCAGAAGAATTTACCACTGAGAAATTTGGTCTGCCAACGGTGACTGATATTTTAACTGAACTTGATAAGCCAGGACGCGATCCTCGAGGTGAGTTTAAGACGGCGACATTTAAAGAGGGCGTTGAGCAAGTTAAAGATCTTAAGCCTGATATGATCCTCGAAGGCGTTGTCACTAACGTGACGAATTTCGGTGCATTTGTCGATGTCGGCGTCCATCAAGATGGACTGGTTCATATCTCTTCACTCACGGATAAGTTTATTAGTGACCCTCATACAGTCGTTAAGGCTGGTGATGTGGTTAAAGTGAAGGTGATGGAGGTCGATGTTGAGCGTAAGCGTATTGGTCTGTCTATGCGTCTCGATGATAAGGCGGGGGATAAGCCTGCTCCTAGAGCAAATCAGAAAACGACTAATACGGGAAAACCCAATCAGCAGCGTAAATCGCAGCAGAAATCTCAACCTAAGCAGCAAGCGAATGCTGCGATGGGAAATGCCTTTGCGGATGCCTTCGCAAAATTGAAAAAGTAA
- a CDS encoding LTA synthase family protein, which yields MATRFSFLGPFRSTLCFCLIALLLVTLSRIGLGVWQIERVTAVNGWSHLLLQGLRVDFATLCWLWGIAALGTAIFSGDHAIGRGWNKVLQLWLTLGLWLILFLEVSTPSFIEEYGIRPNRLYVEYLIYPKEVFSMLWGGRKLEVIFGFVVSVATLFGGWKLSGYLLKNLIYSRWYWRPVIALAVIVVTLLGARSSLGHRPLNPALVAFADDPLVNSLVINSSYSLVFAINQMGNEANAAKIYGRMDEQKVIDTIRKESGRASNHFLLEDAPSVSFNPASYQGKPKNLVIILQESLGARFVGGLGGLPLTPNIDALAQQGWSFERLYATGTRSVRGIEAITTGFTPTPARSVVKLGKSQQDFFTIAELLKAHGYETQFVYGGESHFDNMKSFFLGNGFSHIVDENNYDDPSFVASWGVSDEDLLRRAHQEFEQFHEQGKPFFSLVFSSSNHEPFEFPDDKVELYEQPKQTVNNAVKYADYAVGEFFKLAKASEYWKDTLFLIVADHDSRVGGASLVPISRFRIPGIILGDGVEPRQDQRVVSQIDMAPTLLSMMGVSDSYPMLGQDLTRVSDDWPGRALMQYDKNMAYMRGDDVVILQPERDAAGFKYDFATEKLSTAPQAEEMKQTALAWALWGSMAYNRGLYRSLSNEERLAVNHPQSDTLQLALEDGALVPSAAVNEVLQD from the coding sequence ATGGCCACTCGTTTTTCTTTTTTGGGTCCCTTTAGATCCACCTTATGTTTTTGTCTAATTGCATTATTACTCGTGACCTTAAGTCGTATTGGCTTAGGTGTATGGCAAATCGAAAGGGTTACCGCTGTTAATGGTTGGTCCCACCTTTTGCTTCAAGGGCTGAGAGTCGATTTTGCGACCTTGTGTTGGTTGTGGGGGATCGCTGCATTAGGTACGGCCATTTTTTCCGGCGATCATGCTATTGGTCGTGGCTGGAATAAAGTACTGCAACTCTGGCTGACCTTAGGGCTTTGGCTCATTCTATTTCTGGAAGTATCCACTCCCTCGTTTATTGAGGAGTACGGTATTCGCCCCAACCGTCTATATGTTGAATACCTTATCTATCCTAAAGAAGTTTTCTCAATGCTTTGGGGCGGACGAAAACTGGAAGTCATCTTCGGTTTTGTCGTCAGTGTCGCTACGCTTTTTGGTGGTTGGAAATTAAGTGGCTATCTGCTCAAAAATCTTATTTACTCACGCTGGTATTGGCGTCCTGTTATTGCTTTAGCTGTGATTGTGGTGACCTTACTCGGTGCTCGTTCGAGTTTAGGCCATAGGCCTCTTAATCCAGCGTTAGTGGCGTTTGCCGATGACCCTTTAGTCAATTCCTTAGTGATTAACTCATCATATTCACTGGTTTTCGCCATTAATCAAATGGGTAACGAGGCTAATGCTGCCAAGATATATGGCCGAATGGATGAACAGAAGGTTATCGACACCATCAGGAAAGAAAGTGGTAGAGCGAGTAATCACTTTCTATTAGAAGATGCACCGAGTGTGTCATTTAATCCTGCCAGCTATCAAGGAAAGCCAAAAAATCTGGTTATTATCTTGCAAGAAAGTCTGGGAGCGCGTTTTGTCGGCGGATTAGGCGGCTTGCCATTAACACCTAATATTGATGCGCTTGCCCAGCAAGGCTGGTCATTTGAAAGGCTTTATGCCACAGGTACACGTTCAGTTCGCGGTATAGAAGCAATTACGACAGGGTTTACACCAACGCCTGCTCGTTCTGTGGTTAAATTAGGTAAAAGTCAGCAGGATTTTTTCACTATTGCCGAGTTACTTAAGGCGCATGGCTACGAGACTCAGTTTGTGTATGGTGGCGAAAGTCATTTCGATAACATGAAGAGCTTCTTCCTCGGTAATGGTTTCAGTCATATCGTCGATGAAAATAATTATGATGATCCCTCTTTTGTAGCATCGTGGGGAGTGTCGGATGAAGATCTGTTGCGTCGTGCTCATCAAGAGTTTGAGCAGTTTCATGAGCAAGGTAAGCCGTTTTTTAGTTTAGTATTTAGCTCCAGTAATCACGAACCTTTTGAGTTTCCTGACGATAAAGTTGAGCTTTATGAGCAACCTAAGCAGACTGTCAATAATGCAGTTAAGTATGCAGATTATGCTGTGGGAGAGTTTTTCAAACTCGCTAAAGCATCTGAGTACTGGAAAGATACGCTATTTTTGATTGTGGCTGACCATGATAGCCGTGTCGGCGGCGCGAGTTTAGTGCCTATTTCTCGCTTTCGGATCCCAGGAATTATCTTAGGGGATGGCGTCGAGCCTAGACAAGATCAACGAGTGGTAAGCCAAATTGATATGGCACCCACGCTATTGTCTATGATGGGAGTCTCAGATAGCTACCCAATGCTTGGGCAAGACTTAACCCGAGTTAGCGATGATTGGCCGGGACGTGCCTTGATGCAATATGATAAAAATATGGCATATATGCGCGGCGATGATGTGGTGATATTACAGCCTGAGCGTGATGCTGCTGGTTTTAAGTATGACTTTGCGACGGAGAAACTGAGTACAGCACCTCAAGCTGAAGAAATGAAACAAACAGCGCTTGCTTGGGCATTATGGGGAAGCATGGCGTACAACCGTGGCCTCTATCGTTCATTGTCTAATGAAGAACGGCTCGCAGTGAATCATCCGCAAAGTGATACGCTTCAGCTAGCGCTAGAAGATGGGGCACTTGTACCATCTGCTGCGGTTAATGAAGTACTGCAAGATTAA